Within the Staphylococcus argenteus genome, the region TGATATGTCTGAACTTTTATAAATGAATTGTTTTAATTGATATACTTTCGAGATTGAATTCGTTAATTTTAAAAGGTATAATGAAATTTGTGAAAGCGCTTGCTTAGGAGGTGTATTTGAGAGTGAATGAAATAAATGCTAAAGAACAATTAGTAGAAAATTTAATGAAAACATCATCGCAATTATTTAAATTTCACGGTGAAGTTGCCATGCAACTTTTCTTGAATGATGAATTAAAATTACCTTCTATTGTTGAAATATGCGTGGAACGTAAGCGTTTGAGTGATATTGTGAAAGTTATTCCGCAAACTTATGTTTTACTATACATAGATAAACAAGACCAACCGATAGCTAAAAATGATTTATCACTTTCAAAAATAGCACGAGTATATGTGCAATTTAACGATACAACAATTATGAGTATTTATGTTTATGATGTAGTGAATGATGAATGGATTTTTAGGTTAGATCCAAATGTACGAATTCCGAAGAGTAATATTTATTTTCATAGTTTAAATTGGGATGTCGATTACATCAAGCCGGAAATCGTTTTAATGTATGATTTAATGCAACATCATCAGTATCATCAATATTCTAATTATAAACGTGTTATTGATGCGTTAAGCTACTATCAATTTTTTATTTTAAAATTTGTAGTAGGTGAGCAACGTATTAAAGATGCAATTCAGAGAACTATAAATAATTAAATAAAAAGCAATTCATAACGGATATGACAAAACGTGTTATGAATTGCTTTTTATTATTTTTTATCACATAAGTTTTTTAATTCTATGCCATGATAGCAAAACTCATAAGTAGATAGTACTGCTTTTTCAGCATCATCTACATGAATACCGAACATCATCGAGATTTCAGAAGCACCTTGGTTAATCATTTTTAAATTGATTTTGGACTTAGCTAAGGCATGTGTTATTTTATTTGCTGTGCCGATAACTTTATTCATACCTTCACCGACAATCATTAAAATGGCTAAATCATGCTCAATACTTAGTTCATCAACATCACATTTTTTACGAATCTCATTTAAAACTTTTGTTTCTTTATTTTGAATTTGTTTTGAACGCATAACAATACTTATAGTATCAATGCCAGAGGGCATGTGATCGAATGAAATATTATTATCTTCTAAGACGCCAAGAATTTTCCTAGTGAAACCTACTTGTCTGTTCATTAAATACTTTTTGATATTAATTACAGTAAAGTCCTTGTCACAGCTAATGCCGCTGATTACATTTTTAGCGTTGATTTCACGATCATGTAAAATGTAAGTACCTTTATCTTGGGGGCGGTTCGTATTTTTAATAACGACAGGAATGCGATCCTTATATAGTGGTTGCAATGCTTCATCATGGAAAACGCTAAATCCTGCATATGACAATTCACGCATTTCTCTATAAGTAATTTCTTCAATGAGTTCAGGATCTTTGATAATATTGGGATTAGCTTTAAAGATACCAGACACATCGGTGAAATTTTCGTATAAAGTAGCTCTAACGCCACTTGAAATAATTGCTCCAGTTATATCAGATCCACCGCGAGGAAAAGTTACAATATAACCTTCGTGTGATACACCAAAAAATCCTGGGATAATTAGTTTCTCATCATAATTTCGCAATTTCTTTATTTCTTCATAAGCGCTATCTAAAATTTGTGCTTGTTGTGGAACGTCAGTGACATAAATACCCGCTTCTTTTGGAGATACATATTTTGTAGGAATGCCCTGACTATTATTATATAAAGCAATCAGTTGTGCATTAAAATCTTCCCCACAAGATAGTAATGCATCTAATAATCTTTTTGGTTCATTTTTTAATTGTTCAATATAGTGTTCTAATGTTTGGTCTATCGTTCGTAAAATACTTTCATCCATCTGCAATTCTTTTACAATATCATCATATCTCTGAATAATTTCTCTTTTTTTATCATGATAGTCAAGATGATTAATGACCTTTTCATATAATCTGATTAATAAATCAGTCGTTTTAACATCATTGTCATGTCTTTTTCCCGGTGCAGAAACGATTACAATTTTTCGCTCAGGGTCAGAATTAACAATATTTAAAACCTTTTTTATTTGTGTAGCATTAGAGACGGAGCTACCACCGAATTTAGAAACTTTCATAGTGCATGCCAACCTTTCTAAAAAATCAGAAAATTGTATTCAGTTTTGTAAGTAAGAATGATATTATGTATTTATATTTTGAATATTACGAACTTTACAAAAATAAAGAATAATTCTATACTATACTATCATCTAGTGTTTTTCAATAATACATTTGTTTTTCTCAAAAGCACAAACGGAGGTACATAACATGAAAAAATTAAATATAGCATTATTAGGATTAGGTACTGTTGGGTCTGGTGTAGTAAAAATCATCGAAGAGAACAGGCAGCAAATTCAAGACACATTAAATAAAGATATTGTAATTAAACATATTCTTGTTCGTGATAAATCAAAAAAACGACCATTAAATATAAGCCAATATCATTTAACAGAAGATGTTAATGAAATTTTAAATGATGATTCATTAGATATTATTGTAGAAGTAATGGGTGGTATTGAGCCAACTGTTGACTGGTTACGAACAGCACTGAAAAATAAAAAACATGTCATCACTGCAAATAAAGATTTACTAGCAGTTCACCTAAAACTTTTGGAAGATTTGGCAGAAGAAAATGGTGTGGCTTTAAAGTTTGAAGCAAGTGTTGCAGGTGGGATTCCAATCGTAAATGCCATAAATAATGGTTTGAATGCGAATAATATTTCTAAATTTATGGGAATTTTAAATGGTACCTCTAATTTTATTCTATCTAAGATGACTAAGGAACAAACGACATTTGAAGAAGCACTCGATGAGGCGAAAAGACTTGGTTTTGCAGAAGCAGATCCTACTGATGATGTAGAAGGGGTAGATGCAGCACGTAAAGTTGTTATCACATCATATTTATCATTTAACCAAGTCATTAAATTAAACGACGTTAAACGAAGAGGGATTAGTGGCGTAACTTTAACAGATATTAATGTTGCTAATCAATTGGGGTATAAAATTAAATTAATCGGTAAGGGAATATATGAAAATGGCAAAGTTAATGCTTCAGTGGAGCCGACGTTAATTGACAAGAAACACCAATTAGCAGCAGTAGAAGATGAGTATAATGCGATTTATGTCATTGGTGATGCTGTAGGTGATACGATGTTTTATGGAAAAGGGGCAGGTAGTTTAGCAACAGGTAGTGCAGTTGTAAGTGATTTATTAAATGTAGCACTATTCTTTGAATCAGATTTACATACATTGCCGCCTCATTTTGAATTAAAGACAGATAAGACACGTGAGATGATGGATTCTGATGCAGAAATTAACATTAAAGAAAAATCTAATTTTTATGTCGTTATTAAAAATGTTAATGATTCAATAGAAAAGTTTGAAAATGAATTAAAGTCGATATTACCGTTCCATAAATCATTAAGCGTAGCAAATTATGAGGATGATTCATATGTAGCTGTCATAATTGGATTGGAATCATCACCAGAAGAATTAATCACTAAGCATGGATATTTAGTTGAAAAAGTATATCCGGTAGAAGGAGTTTAATTAAAATGAGAAGATGGCAAGGATTAGTAGAAGAATTTAAGGCACATTTGCCAGTAGACGAAAATACACCTAAATTAACTTTAAATGAAGGGAATACACCACTTATTCATTGTGAAAATATGTCAGCAATGTTAGGTATTGATTTATATGTTAAATATGAAGGTGCCAATCCAACTGGGTCATTTAAAGATCGTGGTATGGTAATGGCTGTCACTAAAGCTAAAGAGCAAGGAAAGAAAATTGTTATTTGTGCTTCAACAGGAAATACGTCGGCATCCGCCGCTGCATATGCAGCAAGAGCTGGATTAAAGGCAATAGTTGTTATTCCAGAAGGAAAAATTGCATTAGGAAAGTTATCTCAAGCGGTAATGTATGGTGCAGAGATAGTTTCAATTGAGGGGAATTTTGACGAAGCATTAGAGATTGTGAAAGAAATTGCTAAAAGCGGAGAAATTGAGTTAGTGAACTCTGTTAATCCATACAGAATTGAAGGCCAAAAAACTGGTTCTTTTGAAATTGTACAACAACTAGACGGTGAAGCTCCTGACATTTTAGCAATTCCTGTAGGTAACGCAGGTAATATTACGGCATATTGGAAAGGTTTTAAAGAATATCATGAATCTAAGGGTTCTCAATTACCTAAGATGTTTGGCTTCCAAGCTGAAGGTGCATCACCAATTGTTCAAAATAAAGTCATTAAAAACCCGGAGACAATTGCAACTGCTATTCGAATCGGTAATCCTGCAAGCTGGGATAAAGCGACAAATGCGCTGAGTGAATCAAACGGTTTAATTGATAGTGTTACAGATAAAGAAATCTTAGAAGCTTATCAATTAATGACAACTAAGGAAGGTGTCTTTAGCGAACCAGCTAGTAATGCTTCTATTGCAGGTTTAATTAAATTGCATAGACAAGGTAAGTTACCTCAAGGTAAAAAAGTTGTTGCAATACTAACAGGCAATGGATTAAAAGACCCTGATACTGCTATTTCACTATTAGATAATCCAATTAAGCCATTACCTAATGATAAGAATAGTATTATTGAATATATAAAAGGAGCTTTATAACATGACTAATGTTTTGGAGTTAACAATTCCAGCTTCAACAGCCAACCTAGGAGTTGGCTTTGATTCTATAGGTATGGCTTTAGATAAATTTTTGTATCTGTCTGTAATGGAAACGCCTGGTACAAAATGGGAATATATTTT harbors:
- a CDS encoding aspartate kinase, whose amino-acid sequence is MKVSKFGGSSVSNATQIKKVLNIVNSDPERKIVIVSAPGKRHDNDVKTTDLLIRLYEKVINHLDYHDKKREIIQRYDDIVKELQMDESILRTIDQTLEHYIEQLKNEPKRLLDALLSCGEDFNAQLIALYNNSQGIPTKYVSPKEAGIYVTDVPQQAQILDSAYEEIKKLRNYDEKLIIPGFFGVSHEGYIVTFPRGGSDITGAIISSGVRATLYENFTDVSGIFKANPNIIKDPELIEEITYREMRELSYAGFSVFHDEALQPLYKDRIPVVIKNTNRPQDKGTYILHDREINAKNVISGISCDKDFTVINIKKYLMNRQVGFTRKILGVLEDNNISFDHMPSGIDTISIVMRSKQIQNKETKVLNEIRKKCDVDELSIEHDLAILMIVGEGMNKVIGTANKITHALAKSKINLKMINQGASEISMMFGIHVDDAEKAVLSTYEFCYHGIELKNLCDKK
- a CDS encoding homoserine dehydrogenase; translation: MKKLNIALLGLGTVGSGVVKIIEENRQQIQDTLNKDIVIKHILVRDKSKKRPLNISQYHLTEDVNEILNDDSLDIIVEVMGGIEPTVDWLRTALKNKKHVITANKDLLAVHLKLLEDLAEENGVALKFEASVAGGIPIVNAINNGLNANNISKFMGILNGTSNFILSKMTKEQTTFEEALDEAKRLGFAEADPTDDVEGVDAARKVVITSYLSFNQVIKLNDVKRRGISGVTLTDINVANQLGYKIKLIGKGIYENGKVNASVEPTLIDKKHQLAAVEDEYNAIYVIGDAVGDTMFYGKGAGSLATGSAVVSDLLNVALFFESDLHTLPPHFELKTDKTREMMDSDAEINIKEKSNFYVVIKNVNDSIEKFENELKSILPFHKSLSVANYEDDSYVAVIIGLESSPEELITKHGYLVEKVYPVEGV
- the thrC gene encoding threonine synthase, with translation MRRWQGLVEEFKAHLPVDENTPKLTLNEGNTPLIHCENMSAMLGIDLYVKYEGANPTGSFKDRGMVMAVTKAKEQGKKIVICASTGNTSASAAAYAARAGLKAIVVIPEGKIALGKLSQAVMYGAEIVSIEGNFDEALEIVKEIAKSGEIELVNSVNPYRIEGQKTGSFEIVQQLDGEAPDILAIPVGNAGNITAYWKGFKEYHESKGSQLPKMFGFQAEGASPIVQNKVIKNPETIATAIRIGNPASWDKATNALSESNGLIDSVTDKEILEAYQLMTTKEGVFSEPASNASIAGLIKLHRQGKLPQGKKVVAILTGNGLKDPDTAISLLDNPIKPLPNDKNSIIEYIKGAL